A stretch of the Lolium perenne isolate Kyuss_39 chromosome 3, Kyuss_2.0, whole genome shotgun sequence genome encodes the following:
- the LOC127321565 gene encoding major pollen allergen Ole e 10 gives MARAAQPSASLVLLSLGLVLLCFTSVSTVRLADAQAQPAQSPASPAAAAARPPKTWCVARPSADEKALQGNINYVCQNVSCSVIQPGGPCFNPNTLASHASIAMNLYYAYNGRHSWNCYFRDSGIIVQSDPSYGSCTFY, from the exons ATGGCTAGAGCGGCTCAACCGTCTGCGTCGCTCGTGCTCCTCTCCCTGGGGCTCGTGCTCCTCTGCTTCACCTCAG TTAGCACCGTTCGGCTGGCCGACGCACAGGCACAGCCCGCACAG TCACCGGCGTCGCCGGCTGCGGCCGCGGCGAGGCCGCCCAAGACGTGGTGCGTGGCGAGGCCCTCCGCGGACGAAAAGGCGCTGCAGGGGAACATCAACTATGTCTGCCAGAACGTGAGCTGCAGCGTGATCCAGCCGGGTGGCCCCTGCTTCAACCCCAACACCCTGGCGTCCCACGCCTCCATCGCCATGAACCTCTACTACGCCTACAACGGCAGGCACTCCTGGAACTGCTACTTCCGGGACTCCGGTATCATCGTGCAGTCCGACCCCA GTTACGGTTCCTGCACTTTCTACTGA